The Balearica regulorum gibbericeps isolate bBalReg1 chromosome 12, bBalReg1.pri, whole genome shotgun sequence genome includes a region encoding these proteins:
- the EIF3J gene encoding eukaryotic translation initiation factor 3 subunit J isoform X2, which yields MAAEAADSWDADSFEVVEPVAKRLVPGVAGDRWAGEDEEDDVKDNWDDEEEEEEVKETEVKQEPKVSEKKKIAEKIKEKEKLQKKKQEELKKRLEAPEEHKELTPEEQLADKLRLKKLQEESDLELAKETFGVNNTCGIDAMNPSSKDDFTEFGKLLKEKITQYEKSLHYASFLEALVRDVCISLEIDDLKKITNTLTVLCSEKQKQEKQNKAKKKKKGVVPGGGLKATMKDDLADYGGYDGEYVQDFEDFM from the exons ATGGCGGCGGAAGCGGCGGATTCGTGGG ACGCCGACAGCTTCGAGGTGGTGGAGCCGGTGGCGAAGCGGCTGGTGCCGGGAGTGGCCGGAGACCGCTGGGCCggcgaggatgaggaggacgACGTGAAG GATAACTGGGatgatgaggaagaagaggaggaagtaAAGGAGACAGAGGTAAAACAAG AAccaaaagtttcagaaaaaaagaaaatagcagaaaaaataaaagaaaaagaaaagctacagaagaaaaagcaagaggagCTTAAAAAAAGG ttagAGGCACCAGAGGAACATAAAGAACTTACACCAGAAGAACAGTTAGCAGACAAACTACGACTAAAGAAATTGCAAGAGGAGTCGGACCTCGAGttagcaaaagaaacatttg GTGTAAATAACACTTGTGGAATAGATGCCATGAATCCCTCTTCAAAAGATGACTTTACGGAATTTGGCAAACtactaaaagagaaaattacacAGTATGAAAAATCACTACATTATGCCAGTTTTTTGGAAGCATTAGTTCGAGACGTATGTATTTCAT TGGAAATTGATGATTTGAAAAAGATCACAAATACTTTGACAGTACTatgcagtgaaaagcaaaaacaagaaaag CAGAATAAagccaaaaagaagaaaaagggtgTTGTGCCTGGAGGCGGTTTAAAGGCTACGATGAAAGATGACCTGGCTGATTATGGAGGATATGATGGAGAATACGTACAAGACTTTGAAGACTTCATGTGA
- the EIF3J gene encoding eukaryotic translation initiation factor 3 subunit J isoform X1 — MAAEAADSWDADSFEVVEPVAKRLVPGVAGDRWAGEDEEDDVKDNWDDEEEEEEVKETEVKQEPKVSEKKKIAEKIKEKEKLQKKKQEELKKRLEAPEEHKELTPEEQLADKLRLKKLQEESDLELAKETFGVNNTCGIDAMNPSSKDDFTEFGKLLKEKITQYEKSLHYASFLEALVRDVCISLEIDDLKKITNTLTVLCSEKQKQEKNKAKKKKKGVVPGGGLKATMKDDLADYGGYDGEYVQDFEDFM, encoded by the exons ATGGCGGCGGAAGCGGCGGATTCGTGGG ACGCCGACAGCTTCGAGGTGGTGGAGCCGGTGGCGAAGCGGCTGGTGCCGGGAGTGGCCGGAGACCGCTGGGCCggcgaggatgaggaggacgACGTGAAG GATAACTGGGatgatgaggaagaagaggaggaagtaAAGGAGACAGAGGTAAAACAAG AAccaaaagtttcagaaaaaaagaaaatagcagaaaaaataaaagaaaaagaaaagctacagaagaaaaagcaagaggagCTTAAAAAAAGG ttagAGGCACCAGAGGAACATAAAGAACTTACACCAGAAGAACAGTTAGCAGACAAACTACGACTAAAGAAATTGCAAGAGGAGTCGGACCTCGAGttagcaaaagaaacatttg GTGTAAATAACACTTGTGGAATAGATGCCATGAATCCCTCTTCAAAAGATGACTTTACGGAATTTGGCAAACtactaaaagagaaaattacacAGTATGAAAAATCACTACATTATGCCAGTTTTTTGGAAGCATTAGTTCGAGACGTATGTATTTCAT TGGAAATTGATGATTTGAAAAAGATCACAAATACTTTGACAGTACTatgcagtgaaaagcaaaaacaagaaaag AATAAagccaaaaagaagaaaaagggtgTTGTGCCTGGAGGCGGTTTAAAGGCTACGATGAAAGATGACCTGGCTGATTATGGAGGATATGATGGAGAATACGTACAAGACTTTGAAGACTTCATGTGA